The following nucleotide sequence is from Deinococcus aerius.
TCGCCCGGGCGATGGGCGTTCAGTTGGGAGGGAAGACGCACGTCACGATCGGTGCGCATCTGGGAACGACCATCAGGATTACACCCAGCGGGGAGCATGGCCTGCGGTTGCGCTACCCGCGCCCTGGATGGTCCACGGTGTTTTACGATGGGGACATCGAGGCGGACTGGCGACGCATGGTGTTACATAAGGGGAGACACCCCCGACAGGGGTGCGTGGGTAAAGTATCCTTCATTCGGCTCCCCATCCGCGTTGACCTGTGACATACTGCCTCAAGCAAGGAGGGTTTTATGGCGATGGCCATTGCTCGTGACGCGGGCTTCAACACGAAAAACACGTCCAGCACTGCGTCTTCTGCTGCCCCGGTCGCTGGTTTGACGGCCGCTGATGAACGCCGAATCCGCAAGGATCAGCGTGACCTCAGCCGACTGTACAAGCAGCTTGATCACCTCCCCATGCAGTCAGCGGATGCGGACCCGAACCCCTGGTTCGGACGGGAGCCGGAAGATCTCAGTGCCATCATTGGCAACACCAAGCCTTTGTTCTGACATCGGCGTACCCAGGGGCCGCAGGTAGAACCTGCGGCCCCTGTCTTGCAAGCGTCGCGGAACTCAGGTTTCCGGAGTCTTGCTTCGCCGCGCGTCCAGCCATTCGAGGGTGGCAGGCCTGTCACTCTCCCGCCCGACGATGACGCTGGTGTAGCCGTCGAGGATCACCCGGGCGAGCACCCGCGTCCCCGGCGTGGGCGGTTCCACCGGCAGGCACCGCACGGGCAGGGGCACGACCGCCACGGGTTGAAGTTCCGGGCGGAGGTCAGCACCCACGCCGCTGCCCCTCCCCGCCTGCTTCGGGAGGGGCACCACGATGACCCTCCCGATCGCCCGGTCCACCACCACGGCCACGGGCGCGTCCCCCGTCCGCGCCGCGCCACCTGGGTCCAGCACGTCCAGGGCCGTCTGGTCGATGAGCACGGGCACCCGGGGGGGCGGAGGGTTCCTGCTGGTCATGCGACACGTCCTTTCCTGGGGGAGGGGTGCAGGCGGGACCGCTCACGCGAGCCGCGCGAGCGCCTCGGCGAGTTCCTGATGGCCGCGCTGCTCCACCCGCGGCGCGCGGGCGACCTCATGCAGCGCGCGGCCCAGGCGGTGCATGAGCGTGTCCACGCTCGTTCGCGCGTCAATCCGCACGCGAAGCAGCGGCAGCGCCGCCACCCGGCAGATGCTGTCCTTCAACCGGTCCCGGCCCGCCTGCACCGGCGCGTCATGCTGCGGCCCGTCCGCCTCCACCGCCAGGATCGGCAAGAGGGTCCTCGCGCCGTACACCACCACGTCCAGCTCCGCGTGTCGGCTCTGCAAGAACTTCAGGGCGGGCTCCCCCAGGAACGGCCGCGCCGCCTCCGCATCCACCACGTGGCTGAGCGTCACGTTGGGGACCACCGCGCACCCCGCGAAGAGCAGGACGACGGCCGCGAAGATGCGCCGTTCCAGCGTCGAGTCGCACGGTGGGCGCAGCAGGTCGGGGACGGGCAGGACGAGGGACACGAACACGGACTCGTTCAGGTCCGCTTTCGCGAGGGGAGCGACGCAGGGTTCCAGTCGCCAGCCGTGCACGGTCTGCTGCGCCATGCCCACCTCGCACAGGCGCACCATCAGCCCGAACACGACCTTCGGGGGAACTTTCACGGCCGCCGCGAGGACGTCCGTGGGTACTTCCCCGTCGTGAGCGGCGAGGACGGCGAGGAGACGGCGGTGGCGCAGTTCGAGCTCGCGGTACCGGGCGGGGGCGCCCTGGACGCGGGCGGTGGTGGCCTGGCGTACGGGGGTGACCTGACCGGCGTGGGTGAGGGTGACGGGCGGCGTCACGGCTCAGCGCTCGGGGTTGCGGCGGCTGCGGCCGGTGCCGATGTGCCCGACGAGGCAGCCCTGGATGCGCACGTCCTCGGTGGGGAAGGTCATCGGTTTGAAGTCCGGGTTCTCGCTGACCAGGGTGACCGTGCCGTTGTCGCGGAACCAGCGCTTGAGGGTGGCGGTGTTCTCCCCGGGCACCAGCACCAGCATGATCTCCCCGCTGTGAGGCTCCTCGTGTTGCGGGTGGATCGCCACGAGGTCCCCGGGGTAGATGCCGATGCCGATCATGGACTCGCCGCGTACCCGCAGCAGGAAGTCGCCTTCCCGCAGGTCCAGCACGTCCTGTAACCGGGTGGCGTAGGCCTCCACCTGCCCTTCCGCCAGGGTGGGCTGCCCGGCCGCGATCTCGCCCAGGATCGGGAAGCGCAGGTCGCGTGCGGCGGCCCGCGGGACTTCCGACACCTCCCAGCCCGTGTCGCTCAGCCGGATCGGGGTGGTGAAGCGCTCGGTGGGGTTGTACACCACCAGGCCGCGCTCCTGAAGGTTGTGCACGTAACTCCAGATGTTCTGGCGGGGCAATTCCAGTTCCGCCGCGACGCGCTGAAGCGTGACCAGTTCCCCCGCGTTTTCCAGCGTGGCGATCGCTCGCAGAACGTCCCGTTGCCGCGCCGTCAGTTCACCATGAGTCATATGACACCTGTCACAGTGTAGGCATAAAGGCGCGCCCACCGCAAGGGGCGGGCACGGCAGGCTCCGGAGATCCGGGCTCAGACCAGGCCCAGTTCCCCTTCCATCCAGCGGCGATGAACCGTCAGGACTTCTTTCAGGGAGTCCAGCCGCTGCTCTTCGAAGCGGCGGTACATCTCCCGCAGCGAGTCCTGGTTCGAGGCCCCTGGCTGGAGTGCCGGCGAGAAATACGGGTGACTGCTGAGGATCTCCGACCAGACCCAGGCGGCGGCGCCCCTCCGCATCGCCGCGGACTTCGACGCGCTGATCCCGGCGGCGTTCCGGCAGGCGTCCCAGGTCTCCGCGTCCAGGTCCGCGAACTCCTCCAGCGCCTGCTCCGCCGCGCGGTAGTCCCGGTGCGGCCCCGGCCCTTCCAGCCGCGTCGCCAGGGCATGCAGGGCGTCCCCGAAGGCGTCCTTTCCGCCCGTCTGCCCCAGGTGGGTCATCATCGGGTTGGTGCTGGTGCCCTTGAACCGGCCGTCCAGGCCCAGCTGCGCCGCGCTCTCCCGGACGGTGTACGGCCCTGTCAGCCGCACCAGCGCCATGCTGATCGTCACGCGCGCCGCCTGTTCCGTGAGGCCCGAGCCTTCCAGCAGCGGCCGGAAGTCGCGGTCGTAGTCCTCCCGCCAGATCAGGTGCGGCACCCGCGCCGGGCTGAAGGTGCGGTACGCCCCCGTGCCCCCCGGCGCGAGGTGCCCGACGGTGCGGTGGGTCAGCGCGCGCGGCGCGAGCACCTCGTCGAGCGCCCGGGCCAGCGGCCCCTCGAAGTGAAAGTCCCGGCCGAGCGCGCGCACGGCGCTGCCGCGGATGTCACGGGACCGGTCGATCACGCGCCGCAACCCGGCGGTGAGCGCCGCCTGGTCCGGCGAGGCCAGCAGCTCGACCGCCCAGGGCAACGTGGCCGCGACCAGTCGGGGGTCGACCGGCGCGGCCTTGTACGGGTGCAGGCGGGTGCCGCGCCTTCCCGCGGACCGGCGCCGCTCGTCGTCCCGCTCCTCGCAACTCTCGTCCAAGGCCCGGGCGATGGGGGGCGGCAGGGGTCCCAGATCACCCGGCTGCGCGGCGTGCAGCGCCACGGCCACGAGGGAGCGCAGGTGCCGGAAGTAGACCAGGGCGGGAACTACTTGCCCGGTCACGACCGCCTGCCGGTCATCCAAGACGGCGTTCACCACCCGCTGCGCCCCGAGCAGCCGGGGCGCGGCGGAAAGATCGACCGTCCCCACCGTGCGCAGGTCACCGCCGCAAGGCTGCGCCGCGCGGCCCTGCCCGCTCGCGCCGCGCGGCATGGAGTTCGCGCACAGGCCGGGCACCGGCGGGTGGGTGATGAAGCGTGGGCCGTTGCTCTGGTCGGGGCGGTAGTTACCAGTGCGGTTCTCGCAGCGGGGGCAGCGGGCCACCAGCAGACGGCCGTGGGTGAGGCAGACAAAGGAGGTCCACAAGCGCCAGCGCACCCGCCAGCCCCCGGTCTCGCTGAGGCACTCCGGGCAGCAGGCCGAGCCGCTGGCCCCCGACCACTCGCGCAACGCGACTTTGCGCACGCTGTTCGTGTCGCGCACGTCCAGTCCCGACAGGTCGAAGGCGACCCCGTCGAGGTCGCGCAGCAGCATGGTCTGAAGCTCGCCCGGGTCGAGGCGGCAGACCTGCGCGAACGTCTCGCGCTGCGCGGCGGTCAGGTCGATGCCGTAGCCCGGGTGGAGGGGCGCGTCGTGGCGGTCTTCCACGAGCAGCCCGGTCTTGAACAGGATGGTGGAGACGGGGACCGGGATGAGCTGCCCGGCCGCGAGGCGGTCGACGTAACTGGCGAAAGCCTCCGGGCCCTCGGGGCCGTCCAGCGGGAAGGGCACCGAGGAGAGAGGCCGCAGTCGGGTCATGCCTTGCCCTCGCTGTCGTCGCCGTCGAGGTTGCCGTCCCGGGTGGATTTGTAGTCCATCCGCGCGGTGCGCAAGCTGGCCGCGTCGATTTTCTCGTGGTGGCCCACCGCCTGGAACGCGGTCCGCCGCACCAGGTTCATCAGCGGTCCGAGGCTGCCGCCCGTGCGGTTGTACAGCAGGGTGGCGTGCTGTTCCAGCGTGCCAGGCTCGTGGTCCAGCAGGATCAGGTGATCGTCGATGCTCCGCAGCAACTTGATCCAGTCGGCGCTGCCCTTCCCGAAGGGGGGGATGGGCAGGTGAATGAACCGGGAGGCGGTCTGGCTGCCGTCCAGGGTGGCTTCCCCGTCTTCCTGGAAGATGCCCATCTCCTCGACGTTGACGCCCACGTAGACGAAGGTGGCGCCGGTGAGGCTCATCAGCGACTTCAGGAAGTTGGAGGTCTCCCTGCCGTTCTCCGAGCGCGCCTTCAGGAAGTGGATGTCGTCCACCACGAACAGCAAGATGGTGTGCCGCTCGACCGCTCTGTAGATGGCCTGCACCATCTGGTGCTCGGTCGCGCGGCCGCGCAGGGGGACATGCAGGTAATCGCAGATCGCCTGGGCCATCGCCTTGGGGGTCGTGTCGCGCAGCAGGGTCACGTGAACCACGGGGATGAACAGGTGCCGCGCTTCCTCGTCGGGGAAGGTGGCCTGCTTGCGGATGGTCAGTTCGAACTGGCGGGCGACCGCCTTGGCCATGGTGGACTTGCCCAGGGTCGCGTGCCCGTCGATCACCACGCCCACCTTCACCTCGTCGCGCGGCGCCCGCAAGTTGACCTCGGCCTGCTCCTTGATGCACTGCTTGGCCAGGTCGAGCATGACCGTGTTCAGCGGGCCGAAGCGCATGGTGTACGTCTTGCGGGCCTCGTCGTACACTTTCCGTTCTTTGGCGGACAGCGCCTCGTACTGCGCGCGCGTCAACCGCGCCGGGGGCGTGGCGGGGGGGCGGTTCACGAACTTCCGCCAGCCCTCGAACGTGTAGATGTTGTCGTCCAGGCCGTCGCCGCCGTCGGGACCTGCTGATGCCCCGAAGGGCAGGATCACTTTTCCCATCAGAACTCATCTCCTACGACCTCGTAACGGCCGCCGTCATCGGTCTCCTCGGGCACGGAAGGAACGGGCGGGGCTTGGGTCTTCCGCGTGGTTCCCTTCTGCGCCCGGGCTTTTCCGGTCATGGCCTGGTGCTGGGCTTCCGCGGCCTCGCGCCGGGCGATCTCCTGCTTCTGGCGTCCCGTCAGGGCCTGCTTCGCGGTGCGGGTGGCGAGTTTGAGTGACCGGGCCACCCGCTCGGCGTAGGCGTCGTCCATCTCCCGCCGGATGTTGGCGAGGGGATCGTCCTCCGCCCCGGCGCGTTCCTGCAAGACCACCTTCACCTGGTCGGCCAGTTCCGCCTGGAAGGGCCGCGCGCGCCAGTCGGCGTCACGCTCGGGGATCTCATGCCAGGCCAGGGTCTGCGGATGCTGAAAGTGAATCACCGTGGGATCGCGGGCGTCGACCTTGAAGGGCCAGCGGCGCCCGAGCTCCAGGTACGGGGACTCCTGCCCACGGAAGGGGTTGAGCACGTCGCTGTCGTACTGCGCGCCGTCGATTCGCACGCCGGTGTCCGTGATGACCCGCAGTTCGGTGCGCAGCGCCAGGTAGTACGCTTCGCGTCCCAGGGGCACGGTGAGGTGCCCGGCGTGCGAGACGCCGAACGCGAACATCTCCATGGGGGTGAGCTTGATCTTGGGGCTGCGCGGGTGGCAGAGGCCGTCGTGGGGCCGGTGGTTGTAGTACCGCGCGACCCACTGGGTCAGCTCGAACTGGAGTTCCCAGGGGAAGTGCCGCGCCTGGACCTGGTGGCCGCGGGCGAGGACGTGGGGGCCGACGTAGCCTTCGAGGCGCTCGGCGAGCGATTGGCGGATGTGCAGGAAGAGCCGTTCGACGTGGGCCTTGTCGCTGCCGGTGCCTGGGCGGGCGAGGAGGATGTCGGTGCCCAGGCGCAGGCACAGGTCGCGCAGGTCCCGGCTGAGGAAGACCATGCCGTTGTCCACGACGATCGCCTCGGGCAGCACCGGGGGCAGGTTGAGCAGC
It contains:
- a CDS encoding DUF2726 domain-containing protein — encoded protein: MTPPVTLTHAGQVTPVRQATTARVQGAPARYRELELRHRRLLAVLAAHDGEVPTDVLAAAVKVPPKVVFGLMVRLCEVGMAQQTVHGWRLEPCVAPLAKADLNESVFVSLVLPVPDLLRPPCDSTLERRIFAAVVLLFAGCAVVPNVTLSHVVDAEAARPFLGEPALKFLQSRHAELDVVVYGARTLLPILAVEADGPQHDAPVQAGRDRLKDSICRVAALPLLRVRIDARTSVDTLMHRLGRALHEVARAPRVEQRGHQELAEALARLA
- a CDS encoding LexA family protein, with the protein product MTHGELTARQRDVLRAIATLENAGELVTLQRVAAELELPRQNIWSYVHNLQERGLVVYNPTERFTTPIRLSDTGWEVSEVPRAAARDLRFPILGEIAAGQPTLAEGQVEAYATRLQDVLDLREGDFLLRVRGESMIGIGIYPGDLVAIHPQHEEPHSGEIMLVLVPGENTATLKRWFRDNGTVTLVSENPDFKPMTFPTEDVRIQGCLVGHIGTGRSRRNPER
- a CDS encoding TniQ family protein — its product is MTRLRPLSSVPFPLDGPEGPEAFASYVDRLAAGQLIPVPVSTILFKTGLLVEDRHDAPLHPGYGIDLTAAQRETFAQVCRLDPGELQTMLLRDLDGVAFDLSGLDVRDTNSVRKVALREWSGASGSACCPECLSETGGWRVRWRLWTSFVCLTHGRLLVARCPRCENRTGNYRPDQSNGPRFITHPPVPGLCANSMPRGASGQGRAAQPCGGDLRTVGTVDLSAAPRLLGAQRVVNAVLDDRQAVVTGQVVPALVYFRHLRSLVAVALHAAQPGDLGPLPPPIARALDESCEERDDERRRSAGRRGTRLHPYKAAPVDPRLVAATLPWAVELLASPDQAALTAGLRRVIDRSRDIRGSAVRALGRDFHFEGPLARALDEVLAPRALTHRTVGHLAPGGTGAYRTFSPARVPHLIWREDYDRDFRPLLEGSGLTEQAARVTISMALVRLTGPYTVRESAAQLGLDGRFKGTSTNPMMTHLGQTGGKDAFGDALHALATRLEGPGPHRDYRAAEQALEEFADLDAETWDACRNAAGISASKSAAMRRGAAAWVWSEILSSHPYFSPALQPGASNQDSLREMYRRFEEQRLDSLKEVLTVHRRWMEGELGLV
- a CDS encoding ATP-binding protein — encoded protein: MGKVILPFGASAGPDGGDGLDDNIYTFEGWRKFVNRPPATPPARLTRAQYEALSAKERKVYDEARKTYTMRFGPLNTVMLDLAKQCIKEQAEVNLRAPRDEVKVGVVIDGHATLGKSTMAKAVARQFELTIRKQATFPDEEARHLFIPVVHVTLLRDTTPKAMAQAICDYLHVPLRGRATEHQMVQAIYRAVERHTILLFVVDDIHFLKARSENGRETSNFLKSLMSLTGATFVYVGVNVEEMGIFQEDGEATLDGSQTASRFIHLPIPPFGKGSADWIKLLRSIDDHLILLDHEPGTLEQHATLLYNRTGGSLGPLMNLVRRTAFQAVGHHEKIDAASLRTARMDYKSTRDGNLDGDDSEGKA